The Triticum aestivum cultivar Chinese Spring chromosome 7B, IWGSC CS RefSeq v2.1, whole genome shotgun sequence genome window below encodes:
- the LOC123158759 gene encoding callose synthase 3-like: protein VVILVMLLVMNAVLVGRRFSMEFRLVFWLINGLIFVTFISILVTLRAITHTTALDIFVCILAFMPIGWALLLIAQTIKHVIETVGLWGSVKARDYEILMGVLQFTPITFLTRFPFVFECTRNKE, encoded by the exons GTTGTGATTCTGGTCATGCTGCTTGTTATGAAT GCAGTGTTAGTTGGCAGGAGGTTCAGCATGGAGTTCCGGCTTGTCTTCTGGCTGATCAATGGGTTGATATTCGTAACGTTCATCTCCATCCTCGTAACCTTAAGAGCAATCACCCACACGACAGCTCTCGACATCTTCGTCTGCATCCTTGCTTTCATGCCAATTGGATGGGCCCTGCTTCTG ATTGCCCAAACAATCAAGCATGTCATCGAGACGGTTGGGCTATGGGGATCGGTAAAGGCCCGGGACTACGAGATCCTCATGGGGGTCCTCCAGTTCACGCCCATTACGTTCCTCACAAGGTTCCCATTCGTGTTCGAGTGCACCCGGAACAAGGAGTAG